The genomic interval GAACTTATCGAATAGATGTGCTTTTGTATGGTCATCCATTCCAGGACCATTATCTTGAATCGTAAAATAAATGTCTTCATTCCTTTTCGTAAGGGTTATTTGAATCATTCCACTTACATATGAAAACTTAATAGCATTATCCAAAAGATTAAGCCAAATTTGTTGGGTTAAATCTTCATTCCCACTATAAGATACCTCATCAAGTTCCACGTTAATAACTATTTCCTTTGCAGCCCATTTCGGTTCCATCAATACGATTGTTTTACGGATTTGTTCATCTAGTCGAAAGGGAGCTTTATCGGTAATAATCTCAAGATTTTCATACTTTGACAGGGCAAGTACATTTGTTGATAGAGCGGCTAACCGTTCACTCTCCGTAATGATAATATCAAGATATTCTTGTCGCTCCTGTTCTGTTAAGTTGTTTTCTTTGAGTAATTTTGCAAATCCTCGTAAGGATACAATAGGTGTTTTAAACTCATGTGAAAAGTTATTTACGAAGTCACTTCGTAGTGTTTCAATTCCAGAAAGCTCTTGTGTCATTTTATTAAAGCTTTGAGATAATTCTTCTAATTCACCTATCCCTTTTATATTAACTTGCACAGAAAAATCTCCATCAGCAACTTTATGAGTAGCATCGATTAAGGTTCGAATCGGGTTTAAGGCTTTCTTACTTAGAAAAGCAGTAAGAGAGGTACCAAGTAGAATGCAAAAGCCTAAAAAAGTAATCAGCGGAAATACTGGAAGCTGACTATTATTGGAGATAATTCCTAAATGCTGTAAGGCAAAAGTAATCATGGAAGCTACCAAGACTGTTGCCACAATCACTCCAAATACAAACATTACTAACGTAATAGCAAGACTTAATCGTTTCGTAAAAAAATCTTTCATCCTTTTTTCACTGCCTTATAGCCTAGTCCCCGAACAGTCACAATTTCAAATTCTGGAATATCTCGTAACCGGTCTCTTAATCGGTTTATATGAACATTAAGTGTGCGGTCATCTGTTTCAGATTCCATACCCCAAATTTCTTCCATGAGTTGAATACGTGTAAAAATCATATTCGGATAGGATAGTAGTTTGAACAATAAGAAAAATTCTTTAGGTGGCAATGTAATAACGAGATCATCCCGCGATACAGTAAGTGAGTCATAATCAAGGACTGTTTTGCCTGCTGTTAGTTTATGTTCATTAGCAATCTTAGCTCTGCGTAATAGGGCTTTAATACGAAGCACCATTTCTTCTTCATCCACGGGTTTGGTCATGTAATCATCTGTACCGACGAGGAATCCTTTCTTTTTATCTGCAGGTTCTTGTTTGGCAGTAACCATTAATATAGGGAGCGTGTCCCATGTTTGTCTGAGTTGTCGCGTTAATTCATAGCCATCCATTTTCGGCATCATTAGATCTAGAACTACTAAATCAACATGTTCTTTTTCCATAATAAGAAGAGCTTCGATTCCATCCTGTGCATCAAGGGTTTGATAGCCATGTTGTTTTAATACAGCACACATCAGCTTCCTTGTATTTGTATCATCTTCCACCACTAATATTTTAAACATCAAATGCCTCCATATGTATAATTTATCCCTATTTTAAAAGCATAATGTAAACTCAAAATAAATTTACGGAAGTTTATATTCAGTTTACTTTACATCGTTATACTAAGAAACATATATTAGAAAGTCTATATTTTTTAGGAAATAAATAAAAATTTAAGGGAAAACACAGAACGATGGAAAAAAAGGGGAGAGAGTTTGGTGGATTATTCCATTTTATTTAGTTATTATGAAATTGTGGGAGAGGAAGCGCATTTGATTGATGAATATAAATTGCCTTATAAAGAACGGAAAGAAAGCTTAGAAACATTGTTATGCCAACAAAATTACGAGTTTATTGGGAACGTTGATTTATGGGGAATCCGTACGAACAGCTTTATGAGTATTGCTGAAATTATTAAGAATGGAAGCGAGAATGCCATTTAATAGAATAGCTGCCAATTTTGGCAGCTGTTTTTGTTTACTCAGGGACTAACTTTAATGGTCACAGTCAATTCTGAAGCACCCGGTAAAACTTGATTTAAACAGTCGAGCATTAGAGAGGTATATCTTTCTTCTAGCCAATCTCTTTGAAATTCATTTTCGCAATATACGGTTACTAGATTATTTTCTATACTGCAAGTAGTATTTTTTAGCCAAGTTTCAAAGGATGGCATAGATATTTGTGTGCTGATAAGATGTAATACCTCTTTCCAAATTTCATCCTCTTTTAGGATATCTGCATTTGTTTTCTTAGAAGCAGCGACCTCTTTATCGACGAAATCCTGTAAATGATTCATTGTATTTGGTTTATTTTTAGTTAAAATTGGTTCAACTGTTGCGATAAATTCTTCTTTAGAGAGGGAGGAGTACTTATAAAGTGTAATGGCCCCAATAAAATCCTTATTAACTAGGGCGTGTTCAATTCGTTGTTTTTCAATAGGTTTATAGGATTCTGCAGTAGGATTATTAATCATCTTATTTTCCTCCTATGTTATTTAGTAGAAGTTCGTTAACTGGAAAGGTAGTTAGTGTCGGAATAATCGATTCTATCTCCAATAAATCATCAATAACGACAGCTGCTTGGCTGAGTTCGTCTTTTCTAGCAAAATCAAAATTACAACCGATAGAAACTAGACCATTCTCTTTCGCAGCCTTAATATCAGAAAGGCGGTCACCGACAACAGCTCCACTAGTTATTCCATGCTTGTCTATGATACTACGAACAAGGTCGGATTTATTTAGTGATTCAATTTGTTCGATACTATATGTTTCTGTTAGCCATATATTCAATTCGTAGTATTCTACAATAGCTTTTAAATATGCTGTTAAACCATTGCTAGCTATGTAAATGGAAATGTTATTTTTTTTCAGACAGGAGAAAACTTCTTTTACATTTGGATATAAAGCACCTTTCCCATTCTTTATATTTGTAACTAGTCGTTTCAGAAAATAAGAATCTGTTTGTTCTCTTAACTCGATGGAATGATTAGGCAATAAGGTTTCCCAGACGATTGGTAATGGTACCCCCATTATTTCACGATATGTATCAATCGGAGTTACCCCTTCCCAGTGGTCCAGGGAGCGTAAGTGATTAAAAGTATCGTCAAGGGATATTTCTAAAATTTTATCTGTTTGAAAAAGCGTGCCATCCATATCAAATATTAATGCTTGAGACATTTTGTTCTCCCCTTATGAAATGCTTTCTGTTACTAGGATATATTTTAGCATATAATTCCAATGGTGTTTTTAACTAGTTTGATTTAGTCCCATTGTACTAAAACGCGATAAGAGTGGATTGAATTTCATAATTTTGTTAAAAATAACACCAAGTTATTCCTCCAGTGTATTTAATTGAAGGCAAAAAGGTGAAACGATTATGGATAATTTTACCAATAACAATACAGCAAGAAGGTATAGAGCTCATGTTAGTATCCTAGGAACGACACAAATTCATCTGCGAAATCCTTATATTATTGGGTGGTGGAGTGCTGCTTTTCCTGGATTTGGCCATCTCCTTTTATCAAAATACTTACGTGGGTTTGTTTTATTTATTTGGGAAGTAGTAGTAAATGTAAACTGTCACTTGAATTTAGCCATGATTTATTCCTTTCAAGGAGAGATTGACAAGGCTAAAGAAGTCCTCGATACAAGATGGTTGCTCATTTATATTCCAGTGTATATTTTCGCTATTTGGGATAGCTATCGAACAACAGTAGATTTGAATAAAGTATTTGTATTGGCAGAACGGGAAGAGCATCGATTTAATTCTTTTAGTATCGGTGCAATGGAAATCAATTATTTGGATAAAAGAAACCCGATTATGGCTATAGTTTGGTCCTTGTTTGTACCTGGACTGGGACAACTATACATACATCGAATTACAACTGCGTTTTTTGTTATTATTTGGACTGTAGTATTCTTTTATTTATCTCATGGCCTTGAAGCTATTTCTCTTTTATTTTTAGGGGAGATAAAACAAGCTACTTCGATAATAGACCCTGAGTGGCTTTTGTTTTTTCCGTCGATTTATGGATTTGCTGTATATGATTCTTATATAAATACGGTGGAAAACAATAAACTTTATGATAAAGAACAGCGCTTTTATTTTAAAGAAAATTACCAATCCCCGACATTTAAAGCATTAAAAGGGCAAAAGGTGAAATCATGATGCAATTATTTTCAACATTCGAACATGCAATTTTTATTGAAATGGCTATTAGCACGCTAGAGAAAAAAGGGATTAAGAAGGAGAATATATTTGTCCTTCCATTAGATAATCAAATAGGAGAGCGTAAAGTATTTGATACTATTCATCGTTCGGATGGAACCTCCCTTATTGATATTGGAGCAGCATTATCTACTGCTTTTGCGGTTATTGGTGCAAGTATAGGCTTTGAGCTTAAATTAGGGCCAATTTATTGGGGGTTAATAGGAGCAGCGGTCGGTTTTCTAATTGGATTTGGAATTCGTCTTTTTACAGAAATCGTCATAAAAAAGAGGAAGCGATTGCTAAAGGGAATTCATTCAGAAGTAATTGTCATTGTTGATTGTGAAGAGTCACAGGGGGAAATGGTTGAGAATATATTATTTAGCCATTATGCCTTAGGGGTAGCGAAGGTGAAGGGATAAAGTTAAGCACCCTCAAAAAAGGTTTTTGAGGGTGCTATTTTTATAAATATGTCCCTTTTATTTGGTTCAGTTTTTTAAGAAATCAGGCTGTATGAAACGAGGGTTTGGATATTGATAGAAGCCTTCACCTGTACTACGTCCTAATTTACCTTGATCGATATATTGTGTTTTTAATAAATCAGCTAGCTTAATATATTCTGGTTTGCCAGTTGCTTCTGCTTTACCTTTTACAATATTGTAGGCAGTAGTGATACCAATTACATCTAACATTGCAAATGGACCAAGAGGAGCACCGGTTCCAATCATCCAAGCCTTATCAATAGTTTCTACCTCTGCTACATCATTTACAAGTAATATTTCAGCTGCTTCTAAAAGAGGAACTAATAAAGAATTCAGCACATAGCCAGGCTGTTCTTTTTGGATTGGTAATGCCACCATTCCAATCGTTTTCGCAAAGGAAATGATCGATTCAAACACATGGTCTGCAGTAGTCTGATGCTTCATAATTTCTGCTGTGTTATTTTTCCATATTTCATTTGCGAAGTGTAGAGCTAGAAATTGTTCTGGTCGGCCAGTTGCTTCTGCAAATTGACTTGGTAGAAGGGTAGAGGAGTTCGTTGCAAAAATAGTATGCGCAGGCGCTACTTTTGCTAATTCCTGATAAAAGTCTAGCTTTATTTGCACTACTTCGGGAATAGCTTCAATGACAAGATCCGCTTTCTCTGTAGCCTCTGCTAAATTAGAATAGAAAGTTAGGCGATTATATGCTTCTAATAGCTCTTCCTTTGAAGCGCCTAAATCTCTTTGATAAAAGGTTTCAAGTTGCTGTATACGATTTTTGGCTTTCTCTAATACTTCGTTATTAATATCATAAATAGAAACTTGATATCCTTTAAAAGCACTTTGAAAAGCAATTTGACTTCCTAAAACGCCACTTCCTGCAACCGTAATATGTTTAAATTCCATGGTATTCTCCTTTTCTTAACAACTATCTTAAGAAAGTTGTAAATAATTAACTTCATTTAAATCTACGCAAAATATAAAGCCTTGTCAACTTAGCTACAGTTTATTTCAAAATATTAAAAAAATTGATGGAAAAAATTTAACCATAACCGATATAAGGAAAAAGGACTATACAGGAGGAAGAACCATGCTTTTTAAAAAGGGTGTCAAAGAGAAAGAAAGCAAGATTCAAAACCTAATTAACCAAGAAATAGAAAATGTTTTAATTGATGTTGATAAAGGATCTGATGTTGAGATGCAACTAAAGGTCATTCGCTTAGGAAACGAGGATTTAGCTTTATTAAAGAGTATCCAACCAATCGTTGCCAAACATCTTCCATCAATAAGAGAAGAATCATTTCATTTTTCACATGAAGGTGTTTCGAAAATTATCGATACATCACATATTGGTATATCACCTGAAGAAAGTTTGAAATATTTCCTTTCGTTTTTTAATGGGAAAATCGATCAGGAATACATACAAAGAAGGACCATGCTAGCACAGCTTTATGTGAAAATTGGTGTGGAAATTCGATGGTTCCTTTCTGTATATCATTTATTAATGACGGAGATCGTTTTAAAGGTAAAAGAAGAATTGAAGTTAAATGAAAATGAATATACTACATTATTTATGGCCGTTTCAAAAATCTTCAACCTTGAAAACCAGTTAGTAATTGACTCGATGCAAAGTGCACAGAATACGATTGTTGCGAAAAAGGAACAAGAAGCAAAATTAGAAATAAAGAATTTCGTCGGTGGATTTGTTGAGAACTTAGCTGCTATGACAGAAGAAACAGGTGCATCTGTTGAACAAATTGTAGAACAGTCTGGACATATTGCGACAAATGCAAAGAAAAGCTTAGGCACTTCAGTTGAAATGGAAGAACGATCAGAAAATGGAAAGCTTCAGTTAGATAAAGTAATAAAAAACATGCAAGAGTTAAAAGAAGATATTCAACGAATTATGAAAGCCATTGATGAGTTGGAAGATAACTCGAAGAAAATCGGTGGAATCGTTAATGTCATTACAGGGATTGCTGATCAAACGAATCTACTTGCACTTAATGCGGCGATTGAAGCAGCAAGAGCAGGAGAGCATGGGAAAGGCTTTGCCGTTGTGGCGGATGAAGTAAGAAAATTGGCGGAACAAACGAAAGATTCCTCTTCTAGTATTACGGAGCTTGTGCAAGAAACCATTTCGCATATATCAAATGTAATTAATCAAATTAACACGATTAATAAAGTAGTTGATACAGGTAATCAAGAGATTAAGATGACAACAGACGTTTTTGATAGTATTTTAGGAAGCAGTAGAGATAATAACCAAATGAGCAAAAGTACAGAAAAAGATCTCCAAATGCTTATCCAATTATTGGAGGAAATCAATCAAGCTGTATCCAAAATGGCAGTATCAACAGAGGAACTAAATGAAACAGTAGCAAGCTTTTAAGAGTATATGAAGGAATTAGTTGATAAAGAGAGCACCATTATTAGACTACAGTCTTTTGATGGTGCTCTTAGTATTATTATTTTAAATCGTTCTTCAGTTGAGCGGCGGCAAAAAGGGCATTTTTATCTTGTAGAATGTCACCTGGCTTATTACCACCCCCTAAAATATATCCTCCAAATTCAACTCCCATAAAATCAAAAATATGCTGAAACTGCTGAATCATAGGCAAGCCTTTCACATATGGAGTATCTCCGCCAACTGCAATGACATATGCTTTCTTTTCAGCCATTTTTGCTTTGAAATTTGGATAATTTGCATCCCTTAAAGATTGAGACCAGCGATCAACGAAATTCTTCATTAAACCGGACATACTATACCAATAAATTGGGGTGGAGAAGATTAATATGTCATGGGCAAGTACTTGATCAATAATTGTGTTATAGTCATCATTTCTATTTTGAAATCCTTCCAATGCATGTCGCATATCGATAATGGGATAGATGGTATGATCTCTAAGAAGAATTTTTTCTACAGAGAGACCTTCTATTACCTGGTTAGTTAATATGGCAGTATTTCCATTAGGACGAGTACCTCCATCAATGACTGCGATAGTTTTCATGATATTTCACCCTTTCTATTTTTTTCTTTTTATCTTAATATGAAACAGATTATTAATAAAGAAGATTATATAGATAAGTATAATCGAATAAATCGATAATGGATGGCTGACTAGATGAATTAGTTTCAGTTCCTAATTAATTAGATTATACTTGTAAGTGCAAATGAAATTAGTGAAAATGGGGGGAAGATGGGTGGATAAGAAAAACGAGGCAGAATTATTATCTTTTAATGCAAATAAAAAATGGTTGTCCCTTCCAAAAGAAACACGTAGTGAATTAGTAAGAAATGTATGGTGTAGTTCTTGCATCGATGTCGTTCAAATAGAAAAATATATAATTGAAGAAACAAAATTTGGCATTGCTTTACAAGGAACCTGTAAACATTGTGGTAAACGAGTAGCAAGAGCAATTGAAATAGACTAAAAAAATGGTGCTAATCCTTCAGGATAGGCACTTTTTTTATTTTGTTTTGCTATGTATGCCCCATAGAAACGAAAGGATTAGAGAGGAATGTAAAGCGCGATAATGGGATAAAATAACATGAACATTTATAGGAGGGATTACAAATGGAAGATACGAATCAGTTTGTTCAAAAATTAAAAGAGGATCAAAAGAAGCAAGAAAAAAACAAAAAGCATGGCAAAGGACATCCAGAAGAAAAATTGCCGAATAAGCAACATTAAAAAGGAAATGCACTCTACTGTAGTTTGTAGAAGTGCATTTCTTTTTTTCGTTCTGAAAACTATTCTGCCGAAAAAAACTTTTGGACCATCACCAATTTCCTGCAGCTGCATAATTTAGCAGGGTGTGATGAAAAGAAAGGGGTAGATGCAAAGAAGATTGAAAAAGTAATGACATACTATGGTTACGACTTACTGATAAATGAAGTTTTACATAAAAGATGTTTGAAATGTGAAAAATGGTATAAGTATGAGCGGGAGTTGGGTTATTGTTATTCGTGTATTAGGGAGATGGAGGAGCAATTAGCCAATAATTGACGAAAAGAATTCATGAAGAGTGTCAGGCACCTAACCAAGACAAAATGTCTTTTACAGAGCCAGACACTTTCTTTTTGCCGTTTACTTCTTAAACTCATTTAACCTTTCATATGTTTCCAACAAAAATTGGTAAAATAATAATTCTGTTGGAAGGAGTTTTCGATGGGTGGGATAAATGACACCCACGGTTCGAGTGAGATTGTTATCTGAAAGGGGAATGACGCAAGTGGAACGTGGTGTGTTATCTACCAACGTCATTTCAGGCATTAAGGCAACGCCTAATCCTGCAGATACTAATCCTTTTAGGGCATCAATATCTTTTCCCTCAAATGCAATCTGTGGAGAAAAACCTGCATCATGACAAGCTGTAACTACTTGATCACGAAAGACAAATCCTTCAGGTAAAACACAGAAAGAATCCTCTTTTAGGTCTCTTAACTGGATTTTCTTACGACTACTTAATGGATGGTGAAGAGGAAGCAGCGCAACAATATTTTCTGTAAATAATGTAGCACCTTTAATTTTAGTTTCTTTTTCTCGATTCGGCATTGGTGCAATCATTGCCAAATTAAACTCCCCAGTAATTACTCCATCGATAAGATCGTGATACAAAGCATTGCTCATATGAAATTTAGCTTCTGGATAGCGGTTGCGAAAGGAATAAATGATAGATGGGAGTGTATGAGCAGCCATGCTAATAGGGAATGCAATTCTCACGGTTCCTTTTTGAGGATTAAGTGATTCCTCTACTTCTCTCTTTGCATCTTCCATTAAACTCCAGACTTGCTTCATTCGCTCGTAAAAAACTTTTCCTAGAGGCGTTAATTTCACGCTTCTTCCTTCACGTATAAAAAGTTCCACTCCTAATTCAGTTTCTAAATTTAAAATCTGACGACTCACAGAAGATTGTGCTACATGCAAAGAATCCGCAGCTTCTGTAATATGTTCTCTTTTTGCAGCCTCTAAAAAATATTGGATTTGTCTTATTTCCATTTCCACACTCTTTTCCATTCATGTGTCTAACGCATGAATCCAATCCGAAATTAATATTGTAACTATTAATTATTAAAGTATAAAATAAAAACAACTTTTAGAAAAGAGAATATTCTAACATTAAAACAATATAGGGGCTGAAAAGGATGAAAGTGCTGGAGAAATCAGAAGAAGTTCAAACACAAACCGTGAAGGAGTACATGAACCGTTTATTTGGTAAAGTTCAAGAACGCAATCCTCACGAAAAGGAGTTCCAGCAGGCAGTTAAAGAGGTCCTCGATTCTTTAGTTCCTGTACTTGAAAAAAATCCAACATATATTAAACATGCTGTATTAGAAAGAATGCTTGAACCAGATCGATTAATTAGCTTCAAAGTACCTTGGGTAGATGATAATGGCAATATAAAAGTAAGCCGAGGCTATCGTGTCCAATTTAATAATGCCATTGGGCCTTATAAAGGGGGATTAAGATTTCATTCTTCTGTTAATGCCAGTATTATTAAATTTCTTGGTTTTGAGCAAATCTTTAAGAACTCATTAACTGGCCAGCCTATAGGAGGAGGAAAAGGAGGTTCCGATTTCGATCCCAAGGGAAAATCAGATCTAGAAATTATGCGATTTTGTCAGAGCTTTATGACAGAACTTAGCAAATATATTGGACCAGATATCGATGTGCCTGCCGGAGATATTGGAGTAGGTGCAAGAGAAATCGGTTATATGTTTGGGCAATATAAAAGATTAAAAGGTGCTCATGAAGCAGGCGTGTTAACCGGAAAAGGCATCGGATATGGCGGAAGCTTAGGGCGTAAAGAAGCGACAGGATACGGATTAGTGTACTTTGTGGAAGAAATGCTTAAAAGTCAGGGCTTAAGCTTTAACGATAGTACAGTGGTTGTGTCTGGCTCAGGAAATGTGTCTATTTATGCCATGGAGAAGGCGATGCAGTTAGGTGCAAAAGTGATAGCTTGTAGTGATTCAAGTGGTTATGTATATGACCCAAATGGAATTGATTTAGATACTGTGAAACAATTAAAAGAAGTAGAAAACAAGAGAATCTATGAATATGTGAAAAAACATCCAGATGCTATCTACCAGGAAGGATTTACTGGCATTTGGGAAATTCCATGCGATATTGCATTGCCATGTGCCACACAAAACGAGCTCAACAAAGAAGCGGCAGAAAAGTTAATCTCTAATGGGATAAAAGCAGTAGGGGAAGGGGCGAATATGCCTTCTACTTTAGAAGCCATTGATAGCTTTATCCAGCATCATGTTTTATTCGCACCTGCTAAAGCGGCAAATGCAGGTGGAGTAGCAGTCTCTGCTTTAGAAATAGCGCAAAATAGTGCACGAATAGCTTGGACACAAGATGAGGTTGATAAGAAATTACAAGACATCATGAAAAATATTTATAGCAAAAGTATTAAAGCAGCAGAGGATTATGCAACGAAAGGGAATTTGGTTGCAGGTGCGAATATTGCTGGTTTTATTAAAGTAGCAGATGCAATGATTGAGCAGGGGATTATATAAGCTAGGAATAATTAAAACCGATAAAATGTTAACCTACCTAAACTAGTGGTCAGAAAAGAAAAGGCTGTCGATATTAACTCGACAGCCTAAGGATAGTAACTTAATTATTCCGTTTTGAATTTTGCTATCTCGGATTCCGTTGTTTTGATCAATTCTGTTAAAGAATCCACATTTTGTTTCACTTCATCGGTAGAAGCAGATTGCTCTTCCATGGAAGATAAAATGACTTCAGTTGAAGCGGTTGTCTCTTCAGAGGAAGCGGAGATTTCATCAATCATGCTGCTTACTACATCTTTTTGGCTATCTATTTCTTGAATAGCATGATTAGATAACTGAATATCTTCTACAATTTTCTCTAATGAATTAGTGATTTCATTAATGGAAACAGTAACATTTTCTACTGCATCTTTTTGCTGTTCACTAATCTTATTTGTTTCCTTCATCATCGTAACTGCTTGAGCAGTATCTTGAATAACCGAATAAATGATGTTTTGAATGTTTTCAGCAGATGCTTTGGATTGTTCTGCTAAATTTCTTACTTCATTGGCTACCACTGCAAAACCACGACCATGCTCACCAGCACGAGCAGCCTCTATGCTTGCGTTTAAAGATAGCAAATTGGTTTGTTCTGATATTTGCTTAATGACCTCGGTAACTTGTGAAATATTCTTCGATTTATCACTCAAATCATTCATAATCATTTCTACTTTTGATAAAGAGCTTTCTAAGTTACGATACGAACCTTCCAGGTTGGTTACATCTTTTCTTCCAGAGCCTACCCCTTGATTTGCTTTCTGTAGGGAAATTTCCATACTCTTGGATTGTTCAACTAAGTGATTAATTGTTTTGTTTAAGTCTTGAATCGCCATGGAGCCTTTTTCTACTTCTAAAGATTGTTGATTATTTGCAGTAGCGATTTCTTCAATAGAGCTTGTAACTTCAGCGATTGACGAACTATTTTGCGAAGCAATTTCATTTAAGCTTTGCGATGTTTCATCTACTCTAGAAAAATCAGTTTGAATTTTCTTTGTCATATTTCGGATATTTTCTAACATCGTATTGAAATTTGTAGCAAATTCACCGATTTCATCATTACTATTAACGTTTAAAGATACGGTTAAGTCTCCTTGAGAAGCTTTTTCCGTTACTTCATTAAAATTACGTAAATAATTAAGTATCATTCTTGAAATAAGGTAGGCAATAATACCACCGATGATTAGACCACCTAAACTAGTACCTATCCCAATGAGTGTAATTCCTTTTAACTTATTAGAAATAACACTGTTTGCAGTCACAGAAATAACTTTCCAGCCTGTTTCTGTAATGGTTGAGGAGCTTACATGATAAGAAGTTCCTTCAAAGTTTGCAGTAGTATTAACTGTCTCCTTTTCGTATAAAGAATCTACCCATTTAAATTCTTTTTTAAATGACTTCTCGTCCTTTATATAATTTTCTACTTCTTCGTTTTTACCACTATGCTCGGTAGAAAGGTTCATTCCATCTGCTTTTAAGAAGGAAGATACAACCACTCCTTGATTATCTAAAACTAGTAATTTATTTTCTTTTCCTTTTTGTAATTGATTTCTTAAATCACCGATAGCATCTAGTGAAATATCGTATCCTAATACACCAATAAATTGACCATCCTTTTTAACGGGGGTGATAACAGAAGTCATCATATCACCTGTTACATTATCTTTATAAACTTCCATCCAATGTGTTTTATCTGCTGCTTTGGTTTCTTTAAATGCTCTAGTTTCTAACGCATTTCCAAAATCAACCCAAGGAGCAATATCCATTCTTCCTGATTTAGCGTCTATAAAATAGGTAGCAACTAGTGATGTATCCTGAGACTTTGTATTCTCTAAAAATTCATGAATTCTTTTGTTTTCTGCATGACCATCATACACAGTTGCAATATGCAAGGATAGTTCTTCTAATGATTTTTCATGCTTGCTTAAATATATTTGAATACTATTAGCGGAACTAACGGATGATGCAGCATTTTCCTCTTGGTAAACATTCTTAAGCGTACTTTTAGAATAAGCATAGGATAAGGCGGATGATCCAATTATAGAAACCAATAATGCTAGGCCAATTATTCCGATTAATTTAACACGTATCGATTTTTTTTGATTTGTTCTATTTCTATCTTTCATAAGTTGTTTATTCCTTTCTAATTTAACGATAATACTTATTATTTTGCTTGCTACTATTCAATTAAAAGATTAATGGAATCGTTGAGAATCAAGTGCATTAATAGTGGAGAGAAGCTGTACGATATTTATAACAGAAGGGTCTGTAAAAAGGATAAATAAATGATAATATTGCTTCATTACTAAAAAAGATTATGGACTAGATTTATAGATTCTCTGGAGCCTTTTCTTATAAAAATTCTTTTAATTTATGAATTTGCTATAGTGAATTTCTCCTTTCAATATAA from Niallia sp. FSL W8-0635 carries:
- the gdhA gene encoding NADP-specific glutamate dehydrogenase translates to MKVLEKSEEVQTQTVKEYMNRLFGKVQERNPHEKEFQQAVKEVLDSLVPVLEKNPTYIKHAVLERMLEPDRLISFKVPWVDDNGNIKVSRGYRVQFNNAIGPYKGGLRFHSSVNASIIKFLGFEQIFKNSLTGQPIGGGKGGSDFDPKGKSDLEIMRFCQSFMTELSKYIGPDIDVPAGDIGVGAREIGYMFGQYKRLKGAHEAGVLTGKGIGYGGSLGRKEATGYGLVYFVEEMLKSQGLSFNDSTVVVSGSGNVSIYAMEKAMQLGAKVIACSDSSGYVYDPNGIDLDTVKQLKEVENKRIYEYVKKHPDAIYQEGFTGIWEIPCDIALPCATQNELNKEAAEKLISNGIKAVGEGANMPSTLEAIDSFIQHHVLFAPAKAANAGGVAVSALEIAQNSARIAWTQDEVDKKLQDIMKNIYSKSIKAAEDYATKGNLVAGANIAGFIKVADAMIEQGII
- a CDS encoding methyl-accepting chemotaxis protein codes for the protein MKDRNRTNQKKSIRVKLIGIIGLALLVSIIGSSALSYAYSKSTLKNVYQEENAASSVSSANSIQIYLSKHEKSLEELSLHIATVYDGHAENKRIHEFLENTKSQDTSLVATYFIDAKSGRMDIAPWVDFGNALETRAFKETKAADKTHWMEVYKDNVTGDMMTSVITPVKKDGQFIGVLGYDISLDAIGDLRNQLQKGKENKLLVLDNQGVVVSSFLKADGMNLSTEHSGKNEEVENYIKDEKSFKKEFKWVDSLYEKETVNTTANFEGTSYHVSSSTITETGWKVISVTANSVISNKLKGITLIGIGTSLGGLIIGGIIAYLISRMILNYLRNFNEVTEKASQGDLTVSLNVNSNDEIGEFATNFNTMLENIRNMTKKIQTDFSRVDETSQSLNEIASQNSSSIAEVTSSIEEIATANNQQSLEVEKGSMAIQDLNKTINHLVEQSKSMEISLQKANQGVGSGRKDVTNLEGSYRNLESSLSKVEMIMNDLSDKSKNISQVTEVIKQISEQTNLLSLNASIEAARAGEHGRGFAVVANEVRNLAEQSKASAENIQNIIYSVIQDTAQAVTMMKETNKISEQQKDAVENVTVSINEITNSLEKIVEDIQLSNHAIQEIDSQKDVVSSMIDEISASSEETTASTEVILSSMEEQSASTDEVKQNVDSLTELIKTTESEIAKFKTE
- a CDS encoding LysR family transcriptional regulator, which encodes MEIRQIQYFLEAAKREHITEAADSLHVAQSSVSRQILNLETELGVELFIREGRSVKLTPLGKVFYERMKQVWSLMEDAKREVEESLNPQKGTVRIAFPISMAAHTLPSIIYSFRNRYPEAKFHMSNALYHDLIDGVITGEFNLAMIAPMPNREKETKIKGATLFTENIVALLPLHHPLSSRKKIQLRDLKEDSFCVLPEGFVFRDQVVTACHDAGFSPQIAFEGKDIDALKGLVSAGLGVALMPEMTLVDNTPRSTCVIPLSDNNLTRTVGVIYPTHRKLLPTELLFYQFLLETYERLNEFKK